The segment GTAGCCAGTCGGGCCAATCAGTGAGCTCAGGGTCGAgtgagagaccccgtctcaaaccAGGGAAGCATTTGAGGAAGGTGCCcaacactgacctctgaccttcacacatgcacacatagatgaGTGCATCCTCGATGCACATATGTACAAATAacgtcacagacacacacacacacacacacacacacacactcaggggggcacttttgaaaaataaaaggaaagggaagaaagtggAAATAAGTCATTTCCTGTTTCTAGCTCTGAGAAAGGACATAAGAGTATATGATACAAAAATATGGTTATCactataattattatattattatataattataattaaatctGCTTGAATTGAAAGTAAGTGATTAAGTAGGGAAGACTATTTTAGATCAACTTTCAAACTCTGTTGCATATTTTAAATAAGATGTTAATGTATTCCTTGAAACAAAAAGGGTTTTGTAGACCAATAAATCTGTAAGTCATCTCTCCCTCTTGGAGATTAATTATAAACATATCAGAGATTATGAGAAACCCTGCAGTATGTAAACCTGTTGTcaacattttttcttaatttgttcATAAATTACATTTGTTCCCAGGTGGGAGAACCCTTAAGTTTTGTTCCCATTTcaacagtttttaaaattgtaaagtATCAATCAAAAGAGTTCTGAAAGCAGTTGTTTTCTAACATCTCAAAGCCTGCTCCTAAGAATACCCAGACCTTCTTATAAAAGGCCATCATTAGCTTGGCTTGGTGCCACACTTGTGTAATccgaactcaggaagcagaagcaaaaaaGATTGTGAAGGCCAGCAAAGGAGGGCAGAAGACTTAGCACTAGACAAAGTACAAAGGGTTATAATTATTAATTAGATTTTTCCAGTGGTCATAAACCCATCCATTATCAGATATCCAAatagtcctttctttctttcttttttcttttctttcttttttttttttttttaggaaggtCAAGCTTCTCTTTCTTCGTGGATTTTCCAATGTGTAGCAGCCTCTGTGCTGTCTAAGCTGAGGTCATCTGATGTGTTCACATTACACTGTTTGTGTCAGGATCTTGCTGTGTcatcaaggctggccttgaacccacaaccctcctgcttcagcccaAGCATTAGAATTACatgcatgtgtcaccatgctcaGCTTGCTGTGGATGACACTGCAGACTAGAACTTGAAAGGAATGAGTTGTGGGCTTGTAGATTTTCAGAAGGCTTGCCTTAGATGATAGTTTAGCCTGGTCCTGGTACTGTAATGGAATGCCTTGGGCTGGGTTACTTATAAATATCAGAAATGTATTTCTCACAGATCTGGGAGCTGGGAAGTGCAACAGAATCAGTGTCTTGTCAGAACTTGCTTTCTTCTTCAAAGATATCTAGCCTCTTTTCTATGGATGCACAGGGCTACAGGAAAGACTAAAAGATTAAAACAATTCTCTCAAGCCCTTTTATGAGGACTCCATTGCTGTGATTTAATGACTTCCTAGAAGTCTTGTGTCTTCATCTTGTTCCACTGAGGATTTCATTTCAGTACGAGTTTGTGAATTcacacatattcaaaccatgCAGACCACAAATAAAGCATGGTATGGTTGCTAGTCTCTCCACCATGGACAGGCAGCACTGCCTGCCTGTGACATTATTTCTTGAAGAATACATATGTAGCCACTGAATTCTTCTCAACACAAGCTCACCAAGCAGTCACAATCACTCTGTCCAGCAACATGGGCACCTGAGATGAAATCTGGTGGCCTCCCTAACACATTCTAACCCTTACTgggtaaaaaagaaaactgacccCAGAGATGTTGTCATCCTCTGTAGGTTACCCAATAACTTTAGTTCTGAAAGAAGTGGCAAGtaggggcaggagagatagcttagttggTAACATGTTTGGTGTATGtgcaacatacacatgcacgcacacacatacatgagcgCACACGAGTCTCGATTTCTTTTTGTAGAAAGATTTCCTGTGGGACTCCTTCCCTCAGAGCCCTAGAGCTATAATCAGAAAAGTCTGGGGTAGATTTGCTCTGTAGGTCTTTGGATTTCCAAGTATTAAACTCCTTCTAGGAGATAGTATTGTATTTGTAAATGTAATACTCTTAGCTAACAGACACTAACATAGGTCACTGGCCAACCCTTTATTTTCCCTAAATGATTTTAAGCAgtgccctcttcctctttcccttctcacAAGGGTTcctctgccttttttatttttctcctacaGCCAGTATTCCAAAGTTCCAGATCAACAAGGTTTGCAGTAAACACTTTCAGGCCAACCAAGGCTATATAGCGAGGCCttgtctaaataaataaacaaaggggttggggatttagctcagtggtagagcacttgcctagcaagcgaaaggccctgggttcgtccccagctccgaaaaaaaagaaaagaaaaaaataaataaacaaaccaaagagTCTGATAGGCCCGTGTTTGAATCACAGCTCTGTCTTTTGGTAGCAGAACTTAGCCCCTCTGAGTCCAGATGGCTTTGAtcactgagaaaaagaaagaaaggcagtgcACATATTTACCCTTAgcatttgagagggagaagtTGGAGATGCGTGGATCCGAGGTATCCCAGTCTTAGTCACAACATAGCAAAACTCAgtctcagaaagcaaacagatGCACGCACACCCaaagataaggaaagggaagATAGCATTTAACTCAACGTTATTGGAATAATGTAATGTTTTAATAAAGCGTATGTTCAGAAATGGCAGCTTTCAATTACAAAGGGAGAAATTAAATCAGGTATGTCAGGGAAAACAAGACTTAGGAGTGCAGGGAGTGAAAGGAAAGAATTCTGGTCTTTTATGTTCTGTGTGTCTTTTAAGTCTAGAGCCGGCGACATGACAATGGCATTGTTCATAACAAGCCCCTGTGGTTATAAAGACCCAGATCCTGAGGACAATGCTGCTTTAGTCTTGGAGATTAGTCCTGCCTAATTAACCAAGGGAGTTTCTTCTTTTAGGCTGATCTCTGTGGAAGTTTCCAACCCCAGCCTGTGTATTTACATCAGTAGCTCTCAACCGTCCTGGTTgcagtgaccctttaatacagttcatgaTATATGGCCCCCCAGACATAAAATTACTTTCttagctacttcataactataatttggctactgttatgaatcgtaacataaatatctgtatttttccaatggtcttaggcgacccctgtgaaaggtttATTTAACCTCCTTTTCATGAcctataggttgagaaccactgatttacaTGTTCTAAAGAGGGTGGCCACACATCTAATGTCTCATCTGTTTTTTCCCCAGGCACGTCCACTGTGGTGTGCAAGCCCATAGTCATTGACACTCAGCTCTATGTCATTGTGGCCCAGCTGTTTGGTGGCTCTCATATCTATAAGCGGGATGGCTTTGCAAACAAATTCATAAAAATCCAAGATATTGAAGTTCTCAAAATTCGAAAACCCAATGACATCGAAACATTCAAGATTGAAGACAACTGGTACTTTGTAGTTGCTGACAGTTCCAAAGCTGGCTTTACTACCATTTACAAATGGAATGGAAACGGATTCTACTCCCACCAATCCTTACATGCTTGGTACAGGGATACTGATGTGGAATACCTAGAAATAGCCAGACCACCATTGACCCTCAGAACACCTCATTTGATCCTGTCCAGTAGTTCTCAGCGCCCTGTTATTTACCAGTGGAGCAAAGCAACACAGTTATTCATTAACCAGACTGACATTCCCAACATGGAGGATGTGTATGCAGTGAAGCACTTCTCTGTGAAAGGTGATGTGTACATTTGCTTGACCAGATTCATTGGCGACTCCAAAGTCATGAAGTGGGGCGGCTCCTCCTTCCAGGACATTCAGAGGATGCCATCTCGAGGATCCATGGTGTTCCAGCCTCTTCAGATAAATAATTACCAATATGCAATTCTGGGAAGCGATTACTCCTTTACTCAAGTGTATAACTGGGATGCAGAGAAAGCCAAGTTTGTGAAGTTTCAGGAGTTAAATGTTCAGGCACCCAGATCATTCACGCACGTGTCCATTAACAAGCGTAATTTTCTCTTCGCTTCCAGTTTTAAGGGAAACACACAGATTTACAAACATGTCATAGTTGACTTAAGCGCATGAGACACCAAATTCCATGGCTGCCATCGGAAACTTTCTACAGTGCGTGTGACCTGGATGAACTCAATGCATGATGACTCTTCTTATCACACTTGCGGATGAATTACCTTTCAACATTGAGACTGCTAAAGCCAATACTACTAGAATCACCATCCTTAACTGTCCAGTCCAGTGGTGTGGGAAGTTACCTTTTATAAGACAAAGTTTCATTACGTAACTGTTCTTTGCAGTGTAAATAAGCGTTTAATGGTATCTGTTACTCCAAGAGGAAATATTCATATGtacttttccatttatttattcacgcGTCCCGAAACAACTGCCAAATAAAATGTTTACACTTTCTTTCATATCCCAAAGGTAATTATTTACAAGAGCTGTTTGATTCTTGTTGATTGTGTGTTGAGGAAATAGTTTTATACACTAGGATTATATTTGGATCAAGGATTTACGGTATGACATTGAGTAAAGATAACGAATGAAAATGATTTCCCATAATTTATAAACATGTTTATCCAGGTTCTATCAGTGGATCTTGAATCTCAGAAGTTACGACTTTTAGGGACACTTCAAAGGTGAGAGGGTAACGCCCTTCAAAGAGAGGGAGAGCTTGTCTATTATTTTAAGGCTAACCTGCAATGAAAAGGAAGACCATCCTGTCCTACCTGATAGTCTGGATGGACTAAATACCACTCAGCCATTTTatagaagaaatttaaaatttaggATCGAATAGCCCCCATCCGACTTTTTAAATATCTAGCTCTAGAGTCGCCTGAC is part of the Rattus norvegicus strain BN/NHsdMcwi chromosome 1, GRCr8, whole genome shotgun sequence genome and harbors:
- the Lgi1 gene encoding leucine-rich glioma-inactivated protein 1 precursor encodes the protein MESESIRRMGNACIPLKRIAYFLCLFSVVLLTEGKKPAKPKCPAVCTCSKDNALCENARSIPRTVPPDVISLSFVRSGFTEISEGSFLFTPSLQLLLFTSNSFDVISDDAFIGLPHLEYLFIENNNIKSISRHTFRGLKSLIHLSLANNNLQTLPKDIFKGLDSLTNVDLRGNSFNCDCKLKWLVEWLGHTNATVEDIYCEGPPEYKKRKINSLSPKDFDCIITEFAKSQDLPYQSLSIDTFSYLNDEYVVIAQPFTGKCIFLEWDHVEKTFRNYDNITGTSTVVCKPIVIDTQLYVIVAQLFGGSHIYKRDGFANKFIKIQDIEVLKIRKPNDIETFKIEDNWYFVVADSSKAGFTTIYKWNGNGFYSHQSLHAWYRDTDVEYLEIARPPLTLRTPHLILSSSSQRPVIYQWSKATQLFINQTDIPNMEDVYAVKHFSVKGDVYICLTRFIGDSKVMKWGGSSFQDIQRMPSRGSMVFQPLQINNYQYAILGSDYSFTQVYNWDAEKAKFVKFQELNVQAPRSFTHVSINKRNFLFASSFKGNTQIYKHVIVDLSA